The Pan troglodytes isolate AG18354 chromosome 1, NHGRI_mPanTro3-v2.0_pri, whole genome shotgun sequence genome includes a region encoding these proteins:
- the ELK4 gene encoding ETS domain-containing protein Elk-4 gives MDSAITLWQFLLQLLQKPQNKHMICWTSNDGQFKLLQAEEVARLWGIRKNKPNMNYDKLSRALRYYYVKNIIKKVNGQKFVYKFVSYPEILNMDPMTVGRIEGDCESLNFSEVSSSSKDVENGGKDKPPQPGAKTSSRNDYIHSGLYSSFTLNSLNSSNVKLFKLIKTENPAEKLAEKKSPQEPTPSVIKFVTTPSKKPPVEPVAATISTGPSISPSSEETIQALETLVSPKLPSLEAPPSASNIMTAFATTPPISSIPPLQEPPRTPSPPLSSHPDIDTDIDSVASQPMELPENLSLEPKDQDSVLPEKDKVNNSSRSKKPKGLELAPTLVITSSDPSPLGILSPSLPTASLTPAFFSQTPIILTPSPLLSSIHFWSTLSPVAPLSPARLQGANTLFQFPSVLNSHGPFTLSGLDGPSTPGPFSPDLQKT, from the exons ATGGACAGTGCTATCACCCTGTGGCAGTTCCTTCTTCAGCTCCTGCAGAAGCCTCAGAACAAGCACATGATCTGTTGGACCTCTAATGATGGGCAGTTTAAGCTTTTGCAGGCAGAAGAGGTGGCTCGTCTCTGGGGGATTCGCAAGAACAAGCCTAACATGAATTATGACAAACTCAGCCGAGCCCTCAGATACTATTATGTAAAG AATATCATCAAAAAAGTGAATGGTCAGAAGTTTGTGTACAAGTTTGTCTCTTATCCAGAGATTTTGAACATGGATCCAATGACAGTGGGCAGGATTGAGGGTGACTGTGAAAGTTTAAACTTCAGTGAAGTCAGCAGCAGTTCCAAAGATGTGGAGAATGGAGGGAAAGATaaaccacctcagcctggtgCCAAGACCTCTAGCCGCAATGACTACATACACTCTGGCTTATATTCTTCATTTACTCTCAACTCTTTGAACTCCTCCAATGTAAAGCTTTTCAAATTGATAAAGACTGAGAATCCAGCCGAGAAACTGGCAGAGAAAAAATCTCCTCAGGAGCCCACACCATCTGTCATCAAATTTGTCACGACACCTTCCAAAAAGCCACCGGTTGAACCTGTTGCTGCCACCATTTCAACTGGCCCAAGTATTTCTCCATCTTCAGAAGAAACTATCCAAGCTTTGGAGACATTGGTTTCCCCAAAACTGCCTTCCCTGGAAGCCCCACCCTCTGCCTCTAACATAATGACTGCTTTTGCCACCACACCACCCATTTCGTCCATACCCCCTTTGCAGGAACCTCCCAGAACACCTTCACCACCACTGAGTTCTCACCCAGACATCGACACAGACATTGATTCAGTGGCTTCTCAGCCAATGGAACTTCCAGAGAATTTGTCACTGGAGCCTAAAGACCAGGATTCAGTCTTGccagaaaaggacaaagtaaATAATTCATCAAGATCCAAGAAACCCAAAGGGTTAGAACTGGCACCCACCCTTGTGATCACGAGCAGTGATCCAAGCCCACTGGGAATACTGAGCCCATCTCTCCCTACAGCTTCTCTTACACCAGCATTTTTTTCACAG ACACCCATCATACTGACTCCAAGCCCCTTGCTCTCCAGTATCCACTTCTGGAGTACTCTCAGTCCTGTTGCTCCCCTAAGTCCAGCCAGACTGCAAGGTGCTAACACACTTTTCCAg tttccttctgtACTGAACAGTCATGGGCCATTCACTCTGTCTGGGCTGGATGGACCTTCCACCCCTGGCCCATTTTCCCCAGACCTACAGAAGACATAA